The segment CCTTCTTTTTTCAAGGATTTTAATATCTTTAACTTTTCATCAGGCAAAAGTTCAGAAAAATACTCGTCCAAATCAAGTTGTTCTTTCACTTGCCTTGCAGTCCTTTCGTTGTCTCCTGTAAGCATGACAGTCTTTTTAATCCCCAATTTTTTAAGCTCTTTTATAGCATCAATAGAAGAACCTTTCACTTTATCAGAGATAGAAATTATGCCGATAGCACCGCCATTCTTAGCCACAACAATAGGTGTTCTGCCCAAACTCTCTTCTCTTTCCATGTGATCTTTGATGCCATCAATGTTTACTCCATTATTTAACATCAATTTTCGATTTCCTGCATAATGCATATCACCATTTATCTTGCCTTTTACTCCCTCACCAGTGACTGAAACAAAATCATCCACGTCAAAAATTTCCTCATCGGTAACATACGATGTAATAGCTTTTGCAATCGGATGTTCCGACCTTATCTCCAAGCTTTTAGCGATCTTTAAAAGTTCATCCCTATTTGCTCCTGCCGATATGACATTTACAACGAAAGGCTTTCCTTCCGTCAATGTACCTGTCTTATCAAAAGCCATTATATTTACTTTACCAAGGTTTTCAAGATATTCTCCACCTTTAATTATGACACCGTGCTTAGCTGCATTTCCTATAGCAGATACTACGGATATAGGTGTGGATATGACCAAAGCGCCGGGGCAAGCTATCACAAGAAATGTAAGCGCCATCATCAGATCCCTTTTTACCAAAAAAGTAATGATCGATGCTAATATGACTGAAGGAGTATAATATTTTGAAAATTTTTCGATGAATTTTTGAGTAGGCGCTTTTTCTCCTTGCGCTTCTTCAACGAGATATAAAATTTTAGAGAAAGTCGTATCCTCGCCAGAATTAACTGTTTCTACTTCAATATAACCATTTTCATTTATAGTGCCACTGTACACAAAACTTCCAACATTTACATCTACCGGCATAGATTCACCTGTTATAGCAGACTGATTTACCGATGCATTCCCTTTTACGACAAAGCCATCTACAGGTATTTTCTCTCCAGATTTTACAGCTACTATATCTTTAATTTTTACATCTTCCGCAGGCACATCTTCCACAATACCATCTTTCACAACATGGGCCATCTTTGGTGCCATATCGATCAAATATTTAAGAGCATTTCTCGTCTTTTGAAGGGTATATGATTCTAAAAAGCCTCCAAGCGAAAACAGAAATGTCACTGCTGCAACTTCCCAGTATTCACCAATTGTTATTGCTCCAACTGCCGCAATAGATACAAGCAAATTTATGCTTATGGTCTTGTACTTTAGAGATAATAAAGCGCTTTTTAAAACCTTGTATCCAGAAACAACCGCTGAAGTTAACATCAATATATTTGACACAATTTTATAATCAAAAAGTTTAAATCCCCAGCTTAAGATTATCAAAATTGCAGCTAACAAAAGTGGAAATAGTTTCTTATCCTTCATATACATCATTTCGCACCTCCTTCTTAAAAATAAGTCGAGCATAAGCCCGACATCATGGTTAAATCTTAGATATTGTATCCAAAATCTTTTATAACCTTCTTTATATCGTCAAGTGTTATGACTTCATCGTCAAACTTCACCTTAATAGAGCCTGTTGTAAAAATCACTTTGGCTTCTTCAACACCTTTTTGTGCGGCTAAAGCCTGTTCAATTTTTTTGCTGCAATCAGGGCAGCTAAGCCCTTCAACGGTAAATTTTACTTCTTTCATCATTAAAATCATCTCCTCTTAATTTTTATTACACATTAATAATAAAACTTTTCCTCAAAATTTTATGTGATCCTGATCAAATTTCTTTGAAATCATCAATATCTTTAATTAGTATTTCCCTATTTGACAAAAATTCTATTAAACCATCATGTTCTAATTCTCTTAATTTTCTGCTGACAGTCTCCCTGGTGGTACCGGCTAAATTCGCCAGATCTTCTCTGCTTAAATAAAGTCTTAGTTTAATACCGTTTATATCTTTCATTCCATCTTTTTCGGCAAGCCTATAAATGATTGACATAAGGCGCTTTTTAACATCTTCTGTGGTCAGATCTTTAAGAAGCAACTCAAGGCTTTTAATTCTTTCATTCAAATAATTCATGATTTTAAAGGCGATAGCCGGATTCTTTGATATTATATTCACAAAGTCATTTTTTGACAAAATGCACATACTTACATTTTCCATGGCTTCAGCGTAAAATGTGGACTTTTGCTCTTTAAATATACTATTTTCTCCAAAAGTATCACCATCTTTTAAAATATACAATATCTGTTCTTTGCCATCTGAATTTATCTTGTAAATTTTTATCTTCCCACTGTGAATTATGTATATTTGTTCTAAGATGTCACCTTCATTCAGTATGATGTCTCCCTTTTTATAAAAACATTCCTTTGTCAGATCGGATATGACTTTTAATTCTTCGTCATTTAGTTCATTAAAAATATGTACCACCTGAGCACAATATTTACATTCCATACCAACACCTCCACATTTAGTATAACAAAATCAAGATAAAATTCTGTGATTATAATCAATTTTTATAAAAAAATCGCTCTTAAATTCCAGAGCGACTTAATAAATTATTACTTTTTATATATTGCCCGTTCTCCGCCGATTAACTTAGGCCGCGTCTTAGCAGCCACTATCGTAGCATCGCCTATTTTACTGTGCTTTAACCTAACTGGAACAACCACAGGCCTTAAGTGCATGCCAATTAATACAAGTCCTATGTCAAGCCCCGCATGTCCTAATCCTTTCAAGCTCTCCACCATAACTGGTTTTTCAAATACGCTGTAAGAATAAGTCTGCAATGAACCTCCTGCATGTACTTGAGGGATCACAGATACTTCATCAAGATTGTATTTTATCATAGCTTCTTCTTCCACAAGAAGGGCCCTGTTTAAATGTTCGCATCCTTGTACAGCCAAATACAAATTTCTCTTTTTTACAGATTCCAATATCGGGTCAACAATTGCTTTCGCTATATCAAGGCTTCCAGACGTTCCAACTTTTCTACCTATGACCTCACTCGTGCTGCCACCTAGTACAAAAAGACCACCGCTTTTTACATCGGCTATATCTAAAAGCTCTTCAATGACTTCCTTCGTCTCAATCTTTATTTCATTTATGTCCAAGTAAAACACCTCCAACTCATATCATGCTTTAATTTATTGTATCACAGTATACATCAAAATCATATAATATTTCAGAAAAAGTCTAGTGGGAGAATATAGAGGGAGGTAAAATAATTGAAAAGGTTAATACCTAAAAAGTATAACTTGGTGTTAAGCGGCATATCGCAAAAGGCGTTGCAAGAGCATTATAAATTGTATGAAGGATACGTGTCGAAGACAAATGAAATTTGGGAGAAACTAACCACATCTGATAGAGAAAAAGCAAATGCAACATACAGTGAATACAGAGAACTTAAGTTGGAAGAAACGTATGCATTAAATGGCGTAAAACTTCACGAACTTTACTTTGAAAATCTTGGTGGAACTGGTGGTCCTGCAACAGGAATAATCGCATCTATGATAACATGCGATTTCGGTTCTTATGAAAACTGGCTTAACGACTTTAAAGCATGTGCACTATCGTCAAGGGGCTGGACAGTTCTTTGCTTTGACCCAATTGACTTAAAGCTTCACAATTATTTGCAGGATCTTCACAATCATGGCATCATTTCAAGGTCGATTCCACTTTTAATAATCGATACTTATGAACATGCATATTTCATAGATTATGGAACAGACAAAAAAGGATACATTGACGCTTTCATGAACAATGTCAAATGGGATGAAGTAAATAAACGTGTATACAATTGGATCGATACAAAGAAAATTTAGCAGGATTCAAAATTTCATCCTGCTAAATTTTCCTTAGGCAGTATTATCGTACTAGAACTATATTCATCAAATTTTAATCAAAACATTGTCAGCTATGCTATATCCTGCTTCAAGAGCCTTTTCATTTAATTTCACTGTGTCTTTTGGGACTTTTTGAATAATAGCCTTTATAAGCGATTCTCTTGACACGATATTGGTCAGCTTAGCAACAACCCCAAGCAAAACTATGTTTGCCGTAAAAAGGCTCCCCACTCTGTTTTTTGCAGTTTCTATTATAGGAAGTGAAAAAACTTTATTTACTGCATTATCATCTACAACAACCGAATTATCGGCTATTACAATTCCATCGCTTTTTAAATCTTTTTTGTACATATTGTATGCTTTCTGAGACATCGCTGCCAATATATCTGGTCTTTGCACTTTTGGGTAATCTATAGTATCATCGCTTATTATTACCTCAGACTTGCTTGCACCACCTCTTGCTTCAGGGCCATACGACTGCGTCTCTACACTGTTCTTTCCATCTAATAATGCAGCTTCTGCCAATATTATGCCTGCCAAAATTATTCCTTGTCCTCCTGTACCTGCAAATCTCATCTCGAATCTATTTATCATCACTATTCACCTTCAATGAATTAATCATTTTATCATATTTTTCAGTAAATTCCGGCTCATCTATGTTTAAAAATTCTCCTATCAAGAATTTATCTGAAAGCTCTTCTTTGGAAAATTTTTTCATATTGTCGACTGAAACAGCGTGCTCTTTTTGCCACTTTAACATCTCTTTACCATCGCCTTTCTTGTTTTTTCTTCCATAATACGTAGGGCACATGGTAATCGCCTCAATAAATGAAAAACCTCTATGCATAATTCCTTTTTCTATTAATTTGATTAATTGCTGCACATGGTACGAAGTGCTTCTGGCGACATATGTGGCTCCTGCGGCCATTGCAAGCTTACACATATCGAAATTTCTATCTATGTTTCCATAAGGCGTAGTTGTAGATTTATCCATAGATGGTGTAGATGGAGAATACTGCCCACCTGTCATTCCATAAATGCTATTATTAAACATTATGGTAGTCAAATCTATATTTCGCCTACATGCGTGGATGAAATGATTACCACCTATCGCAGCACAATCTCCATCGCCAGTAATGACTATAACTGTGAGAGATGGATTAGCCACCTTTATGCCAGTAGCAAATGCCAATGCTCTACCATGTGTAGTATGAAGCGTATTAAAATTAAGATATCCCGAAGCTCTCGATGAACATCCAATGCCTGATACAATACAGACTTTATCGCGATCTAAGTTTAAATTGTCAATTGCTCTTACAATTGCTGATGTTATTATTCCATTGCCACATCCTGGACACCATATAGTAGGCAATGTATCGGTCCTATAATATTTTTTAATGAGTTCAGATGCCATCATAAAGACTCCTTTACCTTTTCATATATATATTGTGGCGTTAGATATTCTCCATTAAATTTATTTACTTTAATCACTTTTCCAAAGCCTTTGACTAAGCGGTCGATCTCCAAATATAGTTGTCCATTATTCATTTCAACTACAAAAATATATTTGAATTTTTCACTTATTTCTTTGAAATGTGCTTCAGGAAAAGGCCAAATCGTTATTGGTTTAAAAAAAGATGCATTAATCCCTGCTTCGCCAAGCATTTTCATTGATTCCTTGCACGCTCTTGCAGAAGAACCGTAAGATACAATAAGCACATCACTATCTTTTCTTATTTTCTCATCGTAAACGCAGATATCATCCCTGTTATTTTCAATCTTGCCTAAAAGCCTCCTCATTAATCTTTCGTTTACATCAGTACTATTTGTAGGATATCCTTTTTCATCATGGGCAAGCCCTGTCACATGATATTTATACCCCAACCCAAATGGTATAAAAGGTGAAACACCATTTAATACATTTTTATAAGGTATATATTCATTTACATCAGGTAAATTAAATTTCTCATTTGTGACATTTGGGTCGTCCTCGATTTCGATTCTTTCCCTCACATGGCCTATGACTTCGTCTAACAACAAAATAACAGGTGTCCTGTATTTATATGTAAGATTAAATGCTTTAATCGTTATTTCGTACGCCTCTTTTACTGATGAAGGCGACATGACTATTATGGGATGGTCTCCATGGGTCCCCCATCTCGACTGCATCACATCGCCTTGTGATGGCATTGTTGGCATTCCTGTGCTAGGTCCGCACCTCTGCACATCGACAATGACACATGGGATCTCCGCCATAGACGCAAACCCAATATTTTCCTGTTTCAACGAAAATCCAGGACCTGACGTTGCTGTCATGGCTTTTGCTCCTGCTAACGATGCACCAATGACAGCAGCCATGCTGCTTAATTCATCTTCCATTTGTATAAACTTGCCACCGATTAACGGAAGCTTTTCTGAGCAAAGTTCTGCGATTTCTGTAGAGGGAGTAATTGGATAACCCGCAAAAAAATTTAAACCTGCCTTTATAGCAGCATCTACTACTGCTTCATTTCCTTGCATCAATTTTACCGTCATCATCTATCACCTCTAAATAAATTGCATAATCTGGGCATCTTAGCTCACAAAGGCCACAGGATGTACACTTTTCTGGATTAATTAGTGAAACTTTATTATCCTTCATGGTTAAAGCATTTGTAGGGCAAAATTCTACGCAAATTCCGCACCCTTTGCACCAGCTTTCGTTTATACATATTTTTTTATTTTTCACAATATCACCTTCGAAAATCTAATGAATTTACCCTTGCTTAACTTATCAAAATGCAATTTATTGTCAGTCTGAATAAAATTTAATGAACTCCCAGTATTGTTAACATCATTCCACCTGCTATGGCAGTGCCAAAAACACCTGCTAAGTTAGGACCCATGGCAAACATGATTAAAAAATTATATGGATTTTCTTTAATAGCAACATAGTGTGAAACGCGAGCTGCTATTGGTACAGATGCAATACCTGCCGACCCTATTAGAGGATTTATCTTTCCTCCAGATAATTTATTTAAAAGTTTTGCGCCTAAAATGCCTCCAGCCGTTCCTGTCATAAACGCAACAAGCCCTAAAACTATTATTTCTAAAGTCTTAATTGTGAGAAAAGTGTCAGCTTTCATTGTTGAACCGATAGATATGCCTAATAGTATTGTTATGACATTCATCAATTCTCCGCTGGCAGTTTTAGCCAATCTATCCACGACACCCGACTCTTTTAATAAGTTCCCCAGCATCATCATCGTAATAAGCGGTGCTATTGGCGGCAATAGCATATCTATCAATACGGTAATAACAATAGGAAAAACAATCTTTTCCGTCTTCGAAACTTCTCTCGGTTGTTTCATAATAATTTTTCTTTCTTCTTTTGTAGTTAAAAGCTTCATAATAGGCGGTTGAATAAGCGGCATCAATGCCATATATGAATATGCTGCAACAGATATTTGTGCCATCAGATTAGGGGCAAGTTTTTGTGTGACGTAAATTGCCATAGGCCCATCTGCCCCACCTATTATTCCTATTGCCGCTGATTGATGTATGGAAAACCCTAAAATTTTCGCCCCTATCAATGCGATAAAAATTCCTATATGAGCAAATGCACCCAGGATCACAAGGCTGGGATTTGCAATCATTGGTCCAAAGTCAGTCATGGCTCCGACACCTAAAAATATAAGTGGCGGATATATGATCTTTTTAACACCAAGGTAAAATATTCCAATAAGCCCATTTGGCAAAAGCAAATTAGTAGATGGTATGTTTGCTACAATGCATCCAAACCCTATCGGAAGCAATAGATATGGCTCGTACTTCTTAGCAATAGAAAGAGAAATAAAAGCTATTCCTAAAGCTATCAATATTGCATTTCCTAACGTCAAATGAACTAAACCTGTTGATTTAAACATTTCCTTTATAATGTCTAAAATAATCATGTTTTATCTCCTACTTTTTAAGTATTTAGATATTTTATTTAAAAAAGGAAATAGCCTTAATATGCCATCAATCAAAAATAGAAATACTATTAATAAAATCATATCAAGCAAAGACAAGTAAATTGCACCTACTACTGTATTTCCTACCAATTGACTATCCCCCTTAGCTTACAAATTTAAGTCATGTCACCTCTGACATAACTCTAATAACACGCCGTTAGTGCTTTTAGGGTGTACAAACGCTATCTTTGAACCTCCTGCACCAGTCTTAGGTGCCTCATCAATTAATCTAATGCCTTTAGATTTTAATTTTTCTAAGGACGCCTCAATATCATCCACTTCCAAAGCTATATGCTGGATTCCTTCTCCTTTTTTCTCAATAAATTTTGCTACAGGGCTATCAGACGATGTAGCCTCTAATAGTTCTATATCAATATCTCCAATTTTTATAAAAGCGGTCCTTAGATTTTCAGAACTTAAAGTTTCAATTCCAACAACTTTTTGTCCTAAAACGTCCTCATAAAACTTGGATGCCTCTTCTATGCTTTTTACTGCTATACCTATATGATCAATTTTTTTTATCATTTGAAGCCCCCCTTGAGATTTTTGTATATACCTTCTGCGATCATGTATGGATTTGTCAATCCAGCATATTCCGCATTAATCAATTCTTTGATGCTTTCCTGACTTATTTTCTCGTTTAAAGCTTTCATAAAATTGTCCATTAATATCTCTAAAACTTCCCATCTTAAATTTTTAAGCCGCCTTTCTTCAAGACCACCTGTTTTTTCGAGATAATATCGATGCTCCATTATTTTAGAAAGAAGCGTACTACAACCTTTGCCATACAATGCAGAAACCTCTAATACAGGCGGTCTCCAATCGGATTTATCATTTAAATCGAGCATGAAATTAATTTCTGCTGCCGTTTTATCGGCTCCTTCTCTATCTGATTTATTGACTACAAATATATCGCCAATCTCCATTATCCCAGATTTAATAGCTTGTATATCATCACCCATACCTGGAGATAAAACCATCACATTTGTATCTGAAGTTTTCACGATGTCAATTTCTGATTGACCCACTCCAGATGTCTCCACAATAATATAATTCATACCGACAATATCCAATATGTGAATTGCTGCTCTTGTTGCTTTCGCCAATCCACCAAGCTTGCCTCTCGTTCCCATGCTCCTCATATATACATTTTTATTAAGCGCTATATCGCTCATTCTAACCCTATCCCCAAGTATAGCTCCACCAGAGAAAAAGCTGGTAGGATCTACTGCAAGAATTCCAACTGAATAATTATCTTTTAGAAGAAATTTTGCTATTTCATTTGTAAGAGTGCTTTTTCCTACACCTGGAGGTCCGGTTATACCGATTACATAAGCTTTTCCAGCCTTGTTGTAGAGATTTTTGATTATCTCATAGACTTTTTCATCGCCATTTTCTGCCATAGTTATAGCTTTGGCTATGGCTCTCTTGTCTTTCTTTAATAGCAAATCTTCTAAATCTATATCTCTCATTTTTAAGCCTCTTTTCATCAAGCTTAAATTATTGGACTTTTACATTTTTCATAATATATTCAACAGCCTTTGATGTTGGTGTGCCTGGTGTAAATATTTCCTTTATACCTAAAGACTTTAGAAATGGTATGTCCTCATCAGGAATTATGCCGCCAGCAATTACCATAATTTCCTCTACTCCCCTATCCTTTAGCAAATTCATTATTTTAGGAAACAATGTGTTGTGAGCACCAGATAAAATGCTTAATGCGATGACATCAACATCTTCTTGAATTGCTGCTTCTACAATCTGTTCGGGTGTCTGCCTCAATCCTGTATATATGACTTCCATGCCAGCATCTTTAAATGCCCTTGCAATCACTTTTGCACCTCTGTCATGTCCATCAAGACCTGGCTTAGCCACTAGAACTCTAATTGGCCTTTTCATTTTCTCACCCCTCATAAGACTATGTTCTCTCTGTATTCTCCAAACACAGATCGTAACACATCGCATATCTCGCCAAGTGTTGCATACGCTCTAACTGCATCTATTATTTGAGGCATAATGTTTTCTTGACTACAAGCCGCCTCTTTAAGGTCTGATAATCTTCTCTTTACTTCTTCATTATCTCTTTCAGCCCTAAGTTTTTTTAGCCTTTCTTTTTGCATCTCCCCAACTTGAGGATCAACTTTAAGCAAGTTGCCATAGTATTTTTCTTCAGTTTTAAACTTGTTCAAGCCTACTATAATCCTCTCACCTTTTTCAATCTCTTTTTGATACCTGTACGCGCTATCTTGTATTTCCTTTTGAATAAATCCACTCTTTATTGCACAGGCAGCACCGCCAAGTTCATCAATTTTTTTTATGTATTGTAAGGCTTTCTCCTCTATTTGATTCGTTAAATACTCTACGTAGTAACTGCCTGCCAGCGGATCAGGTGTATCACATACGCCGCTTTCGTATGCTATTATCTGCTGAGTCCTTAATGCAATCTTCACCGAATCTTCTGATGGCAGCGCCAATGCTTCATCGCGGCTATTCGTGTGAAGTGATTGAGTTCCTCCTAACACTGCAGCCAATGCCTGCAGCGCAACTCTTACAATATTATTATCAGGTTGCTGAGCAGTTAACGTAGAACCGCCAGTCTGTGTATGAAATCTAAGCATCATTGATTTTGGATTTTTAGCATTGAATCTTTCTTTCATTATCCTTGCCCACATCCTTCTGGCAGCTCTGAATTTCGCCACCTCTTCTAATAAATCATTGTGAGCGCTAAAGAAAAATGAAAGCCTCGGTGCAAAGTCATCAACATCAAGTCCCGCTTTTAATGCGGCATTTACGTATTCTATCCCGTTTGCCAATGTAAAAGCTACCTCTTGCACAGCTGTAGCTCCAGCTTCCCTTATGTGATAACCACTTATGCTTATCGTGTTCCACTTTGGAATGTATTTGGAACAATATTTGAATATGTCTGTTGTAATCCTTAATGAAGGTTCAATTGGAAAAATGTATGTTCCACGAGCAATGTATTCTTTCAATATGTCGTTTTGAATAGTTCCTTCCAATTTGTCTAAAGAAACTCCTTGCTTTTCTGCGACAGCGATGTACATTGCTAAAAGAACTGCTGCAGGGGCATTTATCGTCATGGATGTACTGACTCTATCGAGAGGTATCCCATCAAACAAAATTTCCATATCTAAAAGAGAATCTACAGCAACACCAACTTTCCCTACTTCACCTTCAGCCATCGGATGATCCGAATCATATCCTATCTGTGTTGGTAAATCGAATGCTATGCTTAACCCTGTCTGTCCCTGCGAAAGTAAGTATTTATACCTTGCATTTGATTCCTCAGCATTACCAAATCCAGCATACTGCCTCATAGTCCAGAACCTTCCTCGGTACATGGTTGGCTGAACACCACGCGTAAATGGATATTGGCCCGGAAAGCCTAAATCATTTAAATAGTCCAAATCAACTACATCATCAGGCGTATATATGCTTTTTATTTCTACACCTGATGAAGTCATAAACTTCTCTTTTCGTACTGGATATTTTTCTTTGGCTTTGTTGGCACATTGGTATAACCATTTGTTGCTTTCCTCTTTTATCTTATCGATATACTCTTCATCTTTCATTTGAAAATTCCCCCATCGATACCGCAATCATCATACCCAACCACGCATTTCCATAGCTTCATATATTCTATTTAGAGATGTAATATATGCACCTGTGCGCATGTCTACTTTGTAGGCATTTGAAGTTTCGTAAACTTTTTTAAATGCCTCTATCATAATCTTTCGCTGCCTATCTTCAACTTCCTCCAATGTCCAATAGTAATTGTCCAGATTTTGAACCCATTCAAAATATGAAACCGTCACACCACCCGCATTTGCTAAAATATCTGGCACCACAAATATACCTCTTTCATATAAAATTTTATCTGCTTCAGGTGTTGTGGGACCATTCGCTCCTTCGCATATTATCTTCGTCTTTATTGATCTTGCAATATCTGTAGTTATCTGATTCTCCAAAGCTGCCGGCACAAATATATCTGTTTTAAGTTCAAACAATTTATCTTTTGTTATTTGTTCAGCATCGTCAAATCCTGCCACACTTCCATTTTCTTTTACATATTCAATTAATTCGTTGACGTCTATTCCCTCTTCTTTGTATATGCCGCCCCTTGAATCAGACACCGCTATAATCTTCGCACCCAGTTTTTGAAGGTTAATTGCT is part of the Thermoanaerobacterium sp. PSU-2 genome and harbors:
- a CDS encoding cobalamin B12-binding domain-containing protein → MKRPIRVLVAKPGLDGHDRGAKVIARAFKDAGMEVIYTGLRQTPEQIVEAAIQEDVDVIALSILSGAHNTLFPKIMNLLKDRGVEEIMVIAGGIIPDEDIPFLKSLGIKEIFTPGTPTSKAVEYIMKNVKVQ
- a CDS encoding methylmalonyl-CoA mutase family protein, coding for MKDEEYIDKIKEESNKWLYQCANKAKEKYPVRKEKFMTSSGVEIKSIYTPDDVVDLDYLNDLGFPGQYPFTRGVQPTMYRGRFWTMRQYAGFGNAEESNARYKYLLSQGQTGLSIAFDLPTQIGYDSDHPMAEGEVGKVGVAVDSLLDMEILFDGIPLDRVSTSMTINAPAAVLLAMYIAVAEKQGVSLDKLEGTIQNDILKEYIARGTYIFPIEPSLRITTDIFKYCSKYIPKWNTISISGYHIREAGATAVQEVAFTLANGIEYVNAALKAGLDVDDFAPRLSFFFSAHNDLLEEVAKFRAARRMWARIMKERFNAKNPKSMMLRFHTQTGGSTLTAQQPDNNIVRVALQALAAVLGGTQSLHTNSRDEALALPSEDSVKIALRTQQIIAYESGVCDTPDPLAGSYYVEYLTNQIEEKALQYIKKIDELGGAACAIKSGFIQKEIQDSAYRYQKEIEKGERIIVGLNKFKTEEKYYGNLLKVDPQVGEMQKERLKKLRAERDNEEVKRRLSDLKEAACSQENIMPQIIDAVRAYATLGEICDVLRSVFGEYRENIVL